One Endozoicomonas gorgoniicola DNA window includes the following coding sequences:
- a CDS encoding SDR family oxidoreductase → MDTQNILIAGCGDVGCELARQLLLSSDFQVWGLRRSIDQLPEGVHAIRGDLSDPKKLGAWPETIDYVFYTAAADGYSPELYRQAYVTGLMNVINHLKQNSIQPRHLFFTSSTSVYHQSHGEWVDENSDCNPQTFAGQTLLEAEKVLFASDLPTTSVRFGGIYGPGRNRLIKRVLEKKGCAKEPVVYSNRIHRDDCAGILKHLLQMSNSGQTPDPVYLGVDSQPAPMHDVLHWIAGQYGVELSDDHPAPPRSSKRCSNRKVLDTGYRFKYPDYKVGYLNNSA, encoded by the coding sequence ATGGACACACAGAACATTCTAATCGCAGGTTGCGGCGACGTAGGGTGCGAGCTGGCCAGACAGCTGCTACTCTCAAGTGACTTTCAGGTCTGGGGGCTGCGTCGCTCCATTGACCAGCTGCCCGAAGGTGTTCACGCTATTCGCGGTGACCTTTCAGACCCAAAGAAGCTCGGCGCATGGCCTGAAACCATCGATTACGTTTTTTATACGGCCGCTGCCGACGGTTACTCACCAGAACTTTACCGACAGGCTTACGTCACTGGTCTTATGAATGTGATCAATCATTTAAAGCAGAACAGCATTCAGCCCAGGCACCTGTTCTTCACCTCCAGCACCAGCGTTTACCATCAGAGCCACGGTGAGTGGGTTGACGAAAACTCGGACTGCAACCCGCAAACCTTCGCAGGTCAAACATTACTGGAAGCTGAAAAGGTACTGTTTGCCAGTGACCTGCCTACCACTTCCGTTCGCTTTGGTGGCATTTATGGCCCTGGCAGAAACCGACTGATTAAACGGGTGCTGGAAAAAAAAGGATGTGCTAAAGAGCCGGTCGTTTACAGCAACCGAATTCACAGGGATGATTGCGCCGGCATTCTGAAACATCTACTGCAAATGAGTAACAGCGGGCAAACGCCTGATCCTGTTTACCTTGGTGTTGATAGCCAGCCTGCCCCTATGCACGATGTTCTGCACTGGATTGCCGGTCAGTACGGCGTAGAGCTGAGCGATGATCATCCTGCTCCCCCAAGATCCAGTAAACGTTGCAGCAATCGCAAAGTTCTTGATACGGGTTATCGTTTTAAATACCCGGATTACAAGGTTGGCTATCTGAACAATTCTGCCTGA
- the rpoZ gene encoding DNA-directed RNA polymerase subunit omega — protein MARVTVEDCLDNVDNRFELVMVASKRARQLSIGGKEPKLEWENDKPTVMALREIAEGLVSASSVEERIVDEDDAAMFLAGVES, from the coding sequence TAACCGTAGAAGACTGCCTGGATAACGTTGATAACCGATTTGAACTGGTGATGGTGGCTTCCAAGCGCGCCCGCCAGCTGTCCATTGGTGGTAAAGAACCAAAACTGGAATGGGAAAATGATAAGCCAACGGTAATGGCTCTGCGTGAAATTGCTGAAGGCCTGGTATCTGCAAGTTCCGTTGAAGAGCGCATTGTTGATGAAGACGATGCCGCTATGTTTCTGGCTGGTGTAGAAAGCTAA
- a CDS encoding flavin-containing monooxygenase, whose translation MSANKEVAIIGAGPAGLITGSILKKAGFTVTLFEQRDCLGGSWAIQPLSTLVDIRDGVSGIYSPTFPSLRCNLPKQVMPLPDFPFPDDYPLYARHDDVLSHLHRFAEHQKLLRHIRFNHRFLKLDASSTASPEKRRWQVQTSQGVGEFDAVVFCNSHYSFPKLPDLEPLLPFTGRLEHSFSYRGPEAYRHKRVALMGSGPSGEDLSREISHCASRVYLCTHPGSRQLHKPVTGRYGAHNNLTRHRDVIACNDRTVILENGEKLENIDVLILCTGFQPDPAFRRTLPGTGLSGDQNTIAPLYLNLFHPKYPELTATSMIQCAAPFILYRYQAEAIAGYLKGKIQLPNAQQRQFAAEQSELRQTGRVDFSIRKANSMEHINRLASMAGIPPPTKEILEILATANKKRLEHPDTYRDLP comes from the coding sequence ATGTCCGCTAACAAAGAAGTCGCCATCATCGGGGCAGGGCCAGCAGGGTTAATTACCGGCAGCATACTGAAGAAGGCTGGCTTCACTGTTACGCTCTTTGAGCAGCGTGACTGCCTGGGTGGTTCCTGGGCAATCCAGCCTTTGTCCACACTGGTTGATATTCGTGACGGGGTTTCCGGAATATACTCCCCAACCTTCCCCTCGTTGCGTTGCAATTTACCAAAGCAGGTCATGCCGCTGCCAGACTTCCCTTTTCCTGATGATTATCCACTCTATGCCCGCCATGATGATGTATTGTCACACCTGCATCGCTTTGCAGAGCACCAGAAGCTCCTGAGACACATTCGTTTTAACCATCGCTTTCTTAAACTTGACGCCTCATCCACAGCTTCACCCGAAAAGCGTCGCTGGCAGGTTCAGACCAGTCAGGGCGTTGGTGAATTTGATGCCGTTGTCTTCTGCAACAGTCACTACTCTTTCCCAAAACTGCCAGACCTTGAGCCATTACTTCCTTTTACCGGTCGGCTTGAGCACAGTTTCAGTTACCGGGGTCCTGAAGCCTATCGCCATAAACGTGTTGCCCTGATGGGCTCAGGACCTTCCGGTGAGGACCTGAGCAGAGAGATCAGCCACTGTGCCAGTAGAGTTTACCTTTGTACTCATCCTGGAAGCCGACAACTGCACAAGCCAGTCACGGGACGGTACGGAGCGCATAATAACCTGACCCGACACCGCGACGTTATTGCCTGTAATGACCGAACCGTGATACTGGAAAACGGTGAGAAACTGGAGAATATTGATGTTCTGATCCTGTGTACCGGTTTTCAGCCTGACCCGGCTTTCAGGCGTACTCTGCCGGGTACCGGACTGTCTGGTGACCAAAATACTATAGCCCCGCTTTACCTGAACCTGTTTCACCCGAAGTATCCTGAGCTGACAGCAACGAGCATGATACAGTGCGCTGCCCCCTTTATTCTGTATCGCTACCAGGCTGAAGCCATTGCGGGTTACCTGAAAGGCAAAATACAACTGCCCAATGCTCAGCAACGGCAATTTGCGGCAGAGCAGTCGGAGCTTCGTCAGACAGGACGAGTGGATTTTTCGATTCGCAAAGCCAACAGCATGGAGCATATAAACCGGCTGGCAAGCATGGCAGGCATTCCGCCGCCAACAAAAGAAATATTAGAAATACTGGCGACCGCCAATAAAAAACGGCTGGAGCACCCGGATACTTATCGAGACCTGCCGTGA
- the spoT gene encoding bifunctional GTP diphosphokinase/guanosine-3',5'-bis pyrophosphate 3'-pyrophosphohydrolase — protein sequence MLTIDEFAGRLKSYLTLEQINLVRRAYYYAEQAHDGQIRRSGEPYITHPLEVAAILADMHMDHHSLMAAMLHDVIEDTGIEKSAIVEQFGEVVAELVDGVSKLTHMHFENKTLAQAENFQKMALAMARDIRVILVKLSDRLHNMRTLGVLRPDKRRRIARETLEIYVPIANRLGMHCLRIELEDLGFEAMYPMRSRMIRQAVKQVRGNRRDLVGKVQKAIAARLEEEGLKGRVVGREKHLYSIYKKMRSQSKSFGEIMDMFAFRIIVESVDSCYRAFGIVHNLYKPIPGRFKDYIAIPKANGYQSLHTTLFGMHGIPVEIQIRTQEMEDMANNGIAAHWLYKSGDEALSGSHARTRQWLKGVLELQKNAGDSLEFIENVKIDLFPDEVYVFTPRGTILELPKGATAVDFAYAVHTDVGNTCVACRIDKRLASLSQPLQSGQTVEIVTAEGASPNVAWLNFVLTGKARSNIRHFLKYQRRNESIALGYRLLNKALVSFDTRVDQLDQGILNQQLKNFKLESLDELLEDIGLGNRMAYIVARMLVEPQETDGEEKSSLDVDIEQSLTIRGTEGMVISFAKCCHPIPGDPVVGHVSSGRGIVIHTDSCKNIAEIRHNPEKVLEVDWDKHVSGEFTVDLQVELEHHRGMIASLATSITAVEGNIEKISMEERDASFCMVQLLVNVKDRVHLARIIKRLRVIKGVHSITRRRES from the coding sequence TTGCTGACTATCGATGAGTTTGCCGGCCGCTTGAAGTCCTACCTGACCCTTGAACAGATTAATCTTGTTCGCAGGGCTTACTATTACGCCGAACAGGCCCATGACGGGCAGATACGACGCAGTGGTGAGCCTTATATCACCCATCCTCTGGAAGTGGCAGCTATTCTGGCCGACATGCACATGGACCATCATAGTCTGATGGCCGCCATGCTGCACGATGTCATAGAAGACACCGGTATTGAAAAAAGTGCTATTGTCGAACAGTTTGGTGAGGTTGTCGCTGAACTGGTAGACGGGGTCAGCAAGCTGACCCACATGCACTTCGAGAATAAAACCCTGGCTCAGGCCGAGAATTTTCAGAAAATGGCGCTGGCCATGGCCCGGGATATCCGGGTTATTCTCGTCAAGCTTTCAGACCGTTTGCACAACATGCGAACCCTCGGGGTTCTGCGACCGGACAAACGCCGCAGAATTGCCCGTGAAACCCTCGAAATTTATGTTCCAATAGCCAATCGCCTTGGTATGCACTGTCTGCGGATTGAGCTGGAAGACCTCGGTTTTGAGGCCATGTACCCCATGCGTTCACGCATGATTCGCCAGGCTGTCAAACAGGTGCGTGGCAATCGCCGGGATCTGGTGGGCAAAGTACAGAAAGCCATTGCTGCCCGACTGGAAGAAGAAGGTCTTAAAGGCAGGGTGGTGGGTCGCGAGAAACATCTCTACAGCATTTATAAAAAGATGCGCAGCCAGAGCAAGTCCTTTGGTGAAATCATGGACATGTTCGCCTTTCGCATCATAGTCGAGAGCGTCGACAGCTGTTACCGCGCCTTTGGCATTGTTCACAACCTCTACAAACCCATCCCCGGTCGTTTCAAAGACTATATCGCCATCCCCAAAGCCAACGGCTATCAATCCCTCCACACCACTTTGTTCGGTATGCACGGCATACCTGTGGAAATCCAGATCCGTACTCAGGAAATGGAAGATATGGCAAACAATGGTATCGCCGCACACTGGCTGTATAAATCCGGTGATGAAGCGCTGTCGGGCAGTCATGCTCGTACAAGGCAGTGGCTGAAAGGTGTGCTGGAACTACAGAAGAATGCCGGTGACTCTCTGGAATTTATTGAGAACGTTAAAATCGACCTCTTTCCCGATGAAGTCTATGTTTTCACGCCCCGTGGTACGATTCTCGAATTGCCAAAAGGGGCGACGGCGGTCGATTTTGCCTATGCGGTTCATACCGATGTGGGTAATACCTGCGTTGCCTGTCGTATTGATAAACGACTTGCGTCACTCAGCCAGCCACTGCAGAGCGGACAGACGGTAGAAATCGTAACGGCGGAAGGTGCCAGCCCCAATGTTGCCTGGCTGAACTTTGTTCTGACTGGCAAAGCCCGTTCCAACATCCGTCACTTCCTCAAATATCAGCGTCGAAACGAATCCATTGCTCTTGGCTATCGCCTGTTGAACAAGGCACTGGTCAGCTTTGACACCCGGGTGGATCAGCTGGATCAGGGCATTCTCAACCAGCAGTTGAAAAACTTTAAGCTGGAGTCGCTGGACGAACTGCTTGAAGACATCGGCCTTGGTAACCGTATGGCTTACATCGTTGCCCGTATGCTGGTGGAGCCTCAGGAAACCGATGGTGAAGAGAAGTCGTCACTGGATGTGGATATTGAACAGTCTCTGACCATTCGTGGCACTGAAGGCATGGTGATCAGCTTTGCCAAGTGTTGTCACCCTATTCCCGGCGATCCGGTGGTGGGGCATGTCAGCTCGGGTCGGGGCATTGTGATTCACACCGACAGCTGCAAAAACATTGCAGAAATTCGCCATAACCCTGAAAAGGTTCTGGAAGTCGACTGGGACAAACATGTTTCCGGTGAATTCACAGTAGACCTTCAGGTCGAGCTGGAACACCATCGTGGCATGATCGCCTCTCTGGCCACCAGTATTACGGCGGTCGAAGGCAATATTGAAAAGATCAGCATGGAAGAACGTGATGCCAGTTTCTGCATGGTACAACTACTGGTGAACGTTAAAGACCGTGTCCATCTTGCCCGCATCATTAAACGACTGCGCGTGATTAAAGGCGTACACTCCATTACCCGCCGCAGGGAGTCGTAG
- a CDS encoding hydrogen peroxide-inducible genes activator yields the protein MTLTELRYIVALAREQHFGRAAAECFVSQPTLSAGVKKLEKELGVELFERTRNAVRVSDMGQRIVQQARKVLEEADAVKELAKEGKDQLSTPLRVGAIYTIGPYLFPHLVPKLAELASGMPLYIEENFTAVLRRKLRQGELDAIIIALPFTEPDVLTLPIYDEAFRVLMPSHHPWAERDAINKEELSRDEVLLLGEGHCFRDQILEACPLLNLNEGHDGSGIEATSLETIRHMVASGMGISILPESALGNNYYAPNVLTSKPFSTPRPERTVALAWRASFPRPKAIDVLAGALKQCTDINRIKD from the coding sequence ATGACTCTGACTGAACTGCGCTATATTGTCGCTCTTGCCCGGGAACAGCACTTTGGTCGTGCTGCAGCTGAATGCTTTGTCAGCCAGCCTACCCTCAGTGCCGGGGTGAAAAAACTGGAAAAAGAACTGGGCGTTGAGTTGTTTGAGCGTACTCGCAACGCTGTTCGTGTCAGTGATATGGGGCAACGCATTGTTCAGCAGGCAAGGAAAGTCCTTGAAGAAGCGGATGCTGTGAAAGAGCTGGCAAAAGAAGGTAAAGACCAGTTGAGCACACCGTTGCGGGTGGGCGCGATCTACACCATTGGCCCTTACCTGTTCCCGCACCTGGTACCCAAACTGGCAGAGCTGGCATCCGGTATGCCACTTTATATAGAGGAAAACTTTACCGCCGTTCTGCGTCGAAAGTTAAGACAGGGTGAACTGGATGCCATCATCATTGCCCTGCCCTTCACTGAACCGGATGTTTTAACATTACCCATCTATGATGAAGCCTTCAGGGTATTGATGCCGAGCCATCATCCGTGGGCTGAGCGTGATGCGATTAATAAAGAAGAACTGTCCAGAGATGAAGTATTGCTGTTGGGTGAAGGTCATTGTTTCCGCGACCAGATTCTGGAGGCCTGCCCGCTGCTTAATCTAAATGAGGGGCATGACGGCTCTGGTATTGAAGCCACTTCGCTGGAAACCATCCGCCATATGGTTGCGTCAGGCATGGGCATCAGCATTCTGCCAGAGTCGGCTCTGGGCAATAACTATTACGCACCGAATGTGTTGACCTCTAAGCCGTTCAGTACTCCAAGGCCGGAAAGAACAGTCGCCCTGGCATGGCGAGCCAGCTTCCCAAGACCCAAAGCCATTGATGTTCTGGCTGGGGCGCTTAAACAATGTACTGATATCAACAGGATTAAAGATTGA
- a CDS encoding RidA family protein, with amino-acid sequence MSNRQTINTRGAPQAIGTYSQAVKAGTTVYISGQIPLVPETMEVQDGDFKDLTRRCFTNLKAIAEAAGGTLEDAAKVNIFLTDLSNFAAVNEVMAEFFEQPYPARAAIGVKELPKGVPVEVDAVLELK; translated from the coding sequence ATGAGTAACCGACAGACTATTAACACTAGGGGAGCGCCGCAAGCGATTGGCACATACTCCCAGGCGGTAAAAGCAGGGACCACCGTTTATATTTCTGGACAGATTCCACTGGTGCCTGAAACCATGGAAGTGCAGGACGGCGACTTTAAAGACCTGACACGTCGTTGTTTTACCAACCTTAAAGCGATTGCCGAAGCTGCAGGTGGTACGTTGGAGGACGCCGCCAAGGTGAATATCTTCCTGACCGACCTGAGCAACTTTGCTGCTGTGAACGAAGTGATGGCTGAGTTCTTTGAGCAGCCTTACCCGGCACGTGCTGCCATTGGCGTGAAAGAGTTGCCAAAGGGTGTACCGGTTGAGGTTGACGCTGTTCTGGAACTTAAGTAG